A single region of the Paraburkholderia sp. SOS3 genome encodes:
- the tssE gene encoding type VI secretion system baseplate subunit TssE, with protein MSRKPRGSGQASTAPRRASAHLLPTLIDRLRDDAPHRQVETAHEYAVTPTRMRDIIQRDLTFLLNATSIEDLIDRKRYPHAAASTVNFGVRPLAGAFTASRRWTEIEKSILHAIGDFEPRLVPGSVRIVPLTEADGNAHYNELAFEIRGTIRMDPYPLEFLVQSSLDLESSRLYTNAR; from the coding sequence GTGAGCCGCAAACCTCGAGGCAGTGGCCAGGCTTCTACAGCGCCGCGCCGCGCAAGTGCGCACCTTCTCCCCACGTTGATCGACCGATTGCGCGATGACGCGCCTCATCGGCAGGTTGAAACAGCTCATGAATATGCGGTCACGCCTACCCGGATGCGCGACATCATTCAACGCGATCTTACGTTTTTGCTCAATGCGACGAGCATTGAAGATCTGATCGATCGCAAGCGCTATCCACATGCGGCAGCGTCTACGGTTAATTTTGGCGTGCGGCCTCTCGCGGGCGCGTTTACCGCGTCGCGTCGGTGGACCGAGATCGAGAAAAGCATTCTCCACGCTATTGGCGATTTCGAGCCGCGTCTTGTTCCTGGATCGGTGCGCATCGTGCCGTTGACGGAGGCCGACGGCAACGCTCACTACAACGAATTGGCGTTTGAGATTCGCGGCACTATCCGCATGGATCCTTATCCGCTCGAATTTCTCGTGCAGAGTTCGCTCGACCTCGAATCGAGCCGTTTATATACGAACGCCCGCTAA